The sequence GAACCGATACTTTCCCCCGCAAATGAACATGGTCATCAGCCGTCATCTGGCCCGAAAGCTCCATCTGCAGCAGCACACCATATGGACCGCCTTCGGTTCGGCTGCCGGAACAGGTCTCGTCGCATTGACCCAAACGCAAAGCCCTCTGATTCGCATCAGCGCTTCGCTGGCGCATCACCTCCACCTGACACAGCAACTGTCCATCAACGCGCGATATGATCCGAAGGGGCGCGTGTTACGATTCGGACCCATTCTCGGCATCCTGATCAACCAAGACGTACAGGAAAACGAAATTGACCAGCCTTTCGGGGCGATGACCCGCTTCCTGGAAGAATGCATCCTCGCCGGCAAAAATCGCGGTGTTGTGGTGAGCGTTCTCCGACCGGAAGAAATCCTCTTGGAGAACAAAACGGTTCAGGGATGGGTTTATGAGCAAAATCAGTGGCAAAAGGTGTTGCTTCCACTGCCAGATGTGGTGTACAACCGGATCACGTCCCGCCGTATCGAAGCGCAACCAAAACTGCAACAAAAAATCCAGCAACTGCGCAATCTGCATCATATCTCCATTTTCAACGAGCGTTTTCTGGACAAACAACAAGTGTACGACATTTTAAAACGGGATCCAGAAATTCGGGCCATGTTGCCTGAAACTTATCCGTTTTCCCCCAATATCTTGCGGATCATGTTGATGAAATACCCCTGTCTGTACTTGAAGCCGACCAATGGCAGCCTGGGAAACGGCATTATTCGCGTCACCAACCATGGTGGGGGCGTCACGTGCCAATACACCTCTGCGACGCGCAACCTGACGCATACGGTACGTTCCGTCCCGGAAGCGGTGAAGCGATTGCAACGACGTATCAGACGGTCTCCTTACATCATTCAACAGGGACTGACGCTGGTCAGAGAGAATGGGCGCCCAATCGATTTCCGCGTCTTAGTGCAAAAGAATATTCACGGCGAATGGGCGGTCACGTCCACCGTGGGACGCGTCGCCAACGATCAGGACATCGTGTCCAATCTTGCTCGGGGCGGCACATTGCGCAAAGCAGAAGAAGTGCTGCTGAGCCTGCAGGTGCCCCACAAGCCGACCCCCGCACAGCTTCGCGCCAAAGCCATACAGATCGCCCAGACATTTGAGCAGTTGTCCGACGGTCATTACGCAGAACTGGGAATCGACCTGGCGATGGACATCCAGGGCAAACTGTGGTTACTGGAGATCAATTCCAAGCCATCCAAGACAGACGATACGGTAACGAATCCCACTTTGGCCACCCGGCCATCCGTCTCCCGACTGATTGATTACACTTGCCACCTCTGCGGTTTGGTTCCTTCAGCGAAGAGGCGACGTAATATCAAGCATAGACGCAAATCAAACCTGTCAGGAGGAAAGCCCGATGAGCGGTGATCAGGACAAAACGCCCACACTGGGGATCACCGTTTGTAAGACACGCGGAACCCCGCCTTTCCATGAAACCGCCTATTTCAAACAATTGACCTTGGAAGGTCAGCAGGTAGGAATACGGGTTATCGTCTTTTGCCCCAAAGAGGTCGACTGGGAGCGACGTTCCGTTTCCGCCTGGCAGTATTCCACCCGGCGCGGGCAATGGATCGCTTCAAGCTTCCCACTTCCCCTCTTGATTTACGATCGGTGTTACTATACCAACACTCGTCACTATCTGGACTACAAACCCCACGTTAACAAGCTGGTTAACGATCCTCTAATCCGTCTATTGGGGAGGCCGCTGGGCGGAAAATGGCAAACCTATGCGTTTCTGGCTGAAGATCCCGATCTTCGACCTCATCTCCCGGAAACCCGACGTCTTACGACCATGCAGGATTTATACACGATCCTACGGCGCTACCGTTCCGCTGTGATCAAACCCAACGGCGGCAGTCACGGTAGAGGAGTGGCGGCCATCCTTCCCGGAAAAGATGGTATTCGCGTGCGCGGTCGCACACGCGACAACCGGACATTTGATCACCATTTGGTCAACCGCTCCCAAATGGAGCAGTGGATATCCCGATTCACTCACGGCTCCCGTTATGTTGTTCAACCGTATCTGCCGCTGTATACCACGGATGGCCGACCGTTCGACATCCGGATCCTGATGCAAAAAAGTGAAAGAGGAGAATGGGTCCAAACCGGAATGGCTGTCCGCATGGGCAAACCACAAACACTGACGTCCAATCTTCACGGGGGAGGGAAAGCCGTTAGGGCCGAATGGTTTTTCTCCCGCCAATACACACCGGAACTTCGGATAGATATCCTCGAAAAACTGCAATGGTTGTCTACGCAAGTTCCAATGCGGATCGAGTCTAGACATGGTCGCATGGTGGAAGTGGGCTTGGACGTCGGTGTCGATCCCCAGGGCCGTGTCTGGCTGTTGGAGGTCAATTCCAAGCCGGGACGGAGCGTATTTATGTTGACCGGTGAGAAAGAAGTCCGCCGTCGTTCCATTGAGTTGCCGATGCGATATGCCCGGGCTCTGTTGGACGGGCAAGTAGGAGGGTCACTATGAGTTCCATTATTTGCCGCATACTTCCTTTATCAAATGCCCCAACCAATACCGTCATCCTCACAAAACCGCTGATGGAAGAATGGGGATGCCAAAACGGACAATCCGTCAAAATTTCGTTGGGAAACAAAATGCTGATCACCCACGTGGTCAGCATTAGGAGGCGTGAACCGATTATTTATCTTCCCGTTGCAACAGCCCGACAGCTCAGTATTCCTTACTTTGGCGAGGTACGGGTCTCATTCCAAAATCGGTGCATCAAACTGGGACCGGTCCTCGCCATACTGACAACCGGTTTTACTGGCTCCACCGATTCACCGTTTGGCATCCGATCACACTTGTTTCGCAACTTCCTCGTCGCCGGACAGGATGAAAAACCATATTTTTATGTTTTCACTCCTGAAATGATAGATTGGCAGCGCCACGTGATCAACGGTTGGTTCATTCGAAAAGACAAGACAGGGCATTTTCACTGGGAACGTCTGACGGCTCCTTTCCCCGACGTGGTCTACGAACGCGTACCTAATCGCAAAACCGAATCGTTACCTCACGTCAAACAATGCCTCAACCGGTTGAAATCGTTGACCGATTGCCAGGTTTTCAACCAAGGATTTTTCAACAAATGGTCCATCCACGAATTGCTCCACAATCACCCGCTAACCGCTGCATTCATCCCCGAATCCGCACTTTGCCCTTCCATCAATAAAATCCAGGAAATGCTGGATCGGCACCAAATGGTCTATCTCAAGCCCAACGGAGGCAGCCTGGGCCTTGGCATCTTTCGCATCACCCAGCATCCGACAGGCGGCTATTATTGCCGGTTTCGCGAAGGGAACAAAAATATTCTGCACCGTTTCCATTCGCTCGATAAGCTGATCCAATATTATTTCGGCAAGCAATTACACCGTTTTGAACGTTATCTAGTGCAACAAGGCATTCGGTTGATCAAGTATGAAGGCCGCCCGGTCGACTTTCGAGTGCATATGCACAAAGACAAATCCGGTCAATGGCAGGTGGTTGGCATCGGTACCA is a genomic window of Polycladomyces subterraneus containing:
- a CDS encoding YheC/YheD family protein — protein: MGQHRVQIQIVPNRYFPPQMNMVISRHLARKLHLQQHTIWTAFGSAAGTGLVALTQTQSPLIRISASLAHHLHLTQQLSINARYDPKGRVLRFGPILGILINQDVQENEIDQPFGAMTRFLEECILAGKNRGVVVSVLRPEEILLENKTVQGWVYEQNQWQKVLLPLPDVVYNRITSRRIEAQPKLQQKIQQLRNLHHISIFNERFLDKQQVYDILKRDPEIRAMLPETYPFSPNILRIMLMKYPCLYLKPTNGSLGNGIIRVTNHGGGVTCQYTSATRNLTHTVRSVPEAVKRLQRRIRRSPYIIQQGLTLVRENGRPIDFRVLVQKNIHGEWAVTSTVGRVANDQDIVSNLARGGTLRKAEEVLLSLQVPHKPTPAQLRAKAIQIAQTFEQLSDGHYAELGIDLAMDIQGKLWLLEINSKPSKTDDTVTNPTLATRPSVSRLIDYTCHLCGLVPSAKRRRNIKHRRKSNLSGGKPDER
- a CDS encoding YheC/YheD family protein, whose protein sequence is MSGDQDKTPTLGITVCKTRGTPPFHETAYFKQLTLEGQQVGIRVIVFCPKEVDWERRSVSAWQYSTRRGQWIASSFPLPLLIYDRCYYTNTRHYLDYKPHVNKLVNDPLIRLLGRPLGGKWQTYAFLAEDPDLRPHLPETRRLTTMQDLYTILRRYRSAVIKPNGGSHGRGVAAILPGKDGIRVRGRTRDNRTFDHHLVNRSQMEQWISRFTHGSRYVVQPYLPLYTTDGRPFDIRILMQKSERGEWVQTGMAVRMGKPQTLTSNLHGGGKAVRAEWFFSRQYTPELRIDILEKLQWLSTQVPMRIESRHGRMVEVGLDVGVDPQGRVWLLEVNSKPGRSVFMLTGEKEVRRRSIELPMRYARALLDGQVGGSL
- a CDS encoding YheC/YheD family protein, encoding MSSIICRILPLSNAPTNTVILTKPLMEEWGCQNGQSVKISLGNKMLITHVVSIRRREPIIYLPVATARQLSIPYFGEVRVSFQNRCIKLGPVLAILTTGFTGSTDSPFGIRSHLFRNFLVAGQDEKPYFYVFTPEMIDWQRHVINGWFIRKDKTGHFHWERLTAPFPDVVYERVPNRKTESLPHVKQCLNRLKSLTDCQVFNQGFFNKWSIHELLHNHPLTAAFIPESALCPSINKIQEMLDRHQMVYLKPNGGSLGLGIFRITQHPTGGYYCRFREGNKNILHRFHSLDKLIQYYFGKQLHRFERYLVQQGIRLIKYEGRPVDFRVHMHKDKSGQWQVVGIGTKVAGFGSVTTHVRTGGQLLSTSTLMQKIFGEQEQYVKEAIHEASIRIAEVLEEQIEGPLGELGLDIGVDRNHQVWLFEVNAKPGRHIFLHPDLRDAGRKSARYITEYSLRLANFV